The Mesorhizobium loti genome includes a region encoding these proteins:
- a CDS encoding LysR family transcriptional regulator, translated as MAEFTLHDLQCFDAVVRTGGFQPAAALLHRSHPAVFAAVAKLERQLDLVLLDRSGYRVRPTEAGLSFHRRARQLLRELEGLRVHAAQLAMGEESEIHVVIGDLCPRPQVLGMLGRFFAHCPGTRLHLHFEAVGGPWERLFDDEADLILHWIDKGDARVEWVDLCKVPFIPVVAPGFLPEPIKQPITLDHMHALTQCVMRDTARHSPRHDYFMVEGAPQCMVADQGMKKEIILQGLGWGHMPSFLIEEELRDGRLQSIAGRHLPGRTDELVVARRRDRPHGPVANRLWDHIQQEAPALRRALEPPKSAQDVTGQPASERRGV; from the coding sequence ATGGCGGAATTCACCCTGCATGATCTGCAATGCTTCGATGCCGTGGTTCGCACCGGCGGCTTTCAGCCTGCGGCGGCGTTGCTCCATCGCTCGCACCCGGCGGTGTTCGCCGCCGTCGCAAAGCTGGAACGGCAGCTCGACCTTGTCCTCCTGGATCGCAGCGGCTATCGCGTGCGCCCCACCGAGGCAGGGCTGTCGTTCCACCGCCGGGCACGTCAGCTGCTGCGCGAACTGGAGGGCTTGCGTGTCCATGCCGCCCAATTGGCAATGGGCGAGGAAAGCGAGATCCATGTGGTGATCGGCGATTTGTGCCCGCGCCCGCAGGTGCTGGGGATGCTTGGACGGTTCTTCGCCCACTGCCCCGGCACGCGCCTGCATCTGCACTTCGAAGCCGTCGGCGGCCCGTGGGAGCGCCTCTTCGATGACGAAGCCGATTTGATCCTGCACTGGATCGACAAGGGCGATGCGCGGGTGGAATGGGTCGACCTGTGCAAGGTGCCGTTCATTCCGGTGGTGGCGCCGGGCTTTCTGCCAGAGCCTATCAAACAACCGATCACCCTGGATCACATGCACGCACTCACCCAATGCGTCATGCGCGACACCGCCCGCCATTCACCCCGACATGACTACTTCATGGTCGAAGGTGCGCCTCAGTGCATGGTGGCCGACCAGGGCATGAAGAAGGAAATCATCCTGCAGGGCCTCGGCTGGGGCCACATGCCCAGCTTCCTGATCGAGGAAGAGTTGCGCGACGGACGCCTGCAATCCATCGCCGGCCGTCATCTGCCGGGGCGCACCGACGAGCTGGTGGTGGCGCGCCGCCGCGACCGGCCGCACGGGCCGGTCGCGAACCGGCTATGGGATCATATCCAGCAGGAGGCGCCGGCATTGCGCCGCGCGCTCGAACCGCCGAAATCTGCCCAGGACGTTACTGGCCAACCAGCCAGCGAAAGGCGCGGCGTATGA
- a CDS encoding TetR/AcrR family transcriptional regulator, with translation MTTPKRTERSRSLILDAADAAFRELGFANTSVEEIATRAGLTRKTVYNLFSSKEEIALRLIARVEAGDAAYRARMAANEDVFVLLETVFLDSAGWCLANPSLARLALAPAERPSLQPPADRPSFQLLVRDLLVLGQRQGVIREDDDANFMSLVLLGIYGQAMLSALSGGPFSEDEIRHLIRIVVEGIGERSPDRIGEA, from the coding sequence ATGACAACCCCAAAGCGGACCGAACGGTCGCGAAGCCTCATCCTCGATGCCGCCGATGCAGCATTCCGGGAACTCGGATTTGCCAACACCTCGGTTGAAGAGATCGCGACGCGCGCCGGACTGACCCGCAAGACGGTCTACAATCTGTTCAGTTCGAAAGAAGAGATCGCCTTGCGGCTCATCGCCCGCGTGGAAGCGGGCGATGCGGCCTACCGCGCCCGCATGGCGGCGAACGAAGACGTGTTCGTCCTGCTTGAAACCGTCTTTCTCGACAGCGCCGGTTGGTGCCTGGCCAACCCCTCGCTTGCCAGGCTGGCCCTTGCCCCGGCCGAGCGCCCGTCCCTGCAGCCACCGGCGGACCGCCCCTCGTTCCAGCTCCTGGTGCGGGACCTTCTGGTGCTTGGCCAACGGCAAGGTGTCATTCGCGAAGACGACGACGCCAATTTCATGTCGCTGGTTCTGCTTGGCATATACGGCCAGGCGATGCTTTCCGCGCTTTCGGGAGGGCCGTTCAGCGAGGACGAGATCAGGCACCTCATCCGCATCGTTGTCGAAGGGATTGGCGAACGCTCCCCGGACCGGATTGGCGAGGCCTAG
- a CDS encoding DUF4336 domain-containing protein, producing MVGILREFGPGIWIADGPTVTAAAGFHYPTRMAVIRLSGGGLFIWSPVELTDELRAEVDALGEVRFLIPPNSLHHVFLGDWQQSYPNAKVYAPPGLREKRRDIRFDGDLNDTPDTDWADDLDQVVMRGNRITTEIVFFHHASRTVLFTDLIQHFRPGWFKGWRALVARLDLMVAVEPSVPRKFRAAFTDRRAARAAIERVLAWPAEQVLMAHGEPVTENGQAFIRRAFRWLVGQ from the coding sequence ATGGTTGGCATCCTCAGAGAATTCGGCCCGGGGATCTGGATTGCGGATGGTCCGACCGTCACGGCCGCCGCCGGCTTTCACTATCCCACGCGCATGGCCGTGATCAGATTGTCCGGCGGCGGTCTCTTCATCTGGTCACCGGTAGAGCTCACGGACGAGCTGCGCGCCGAGGTGGACGCCTTGGGCGAGGTGCGCTTCCTGATCCCGCCCAATTCGCTTCACCACGTATTCCTTGGTGATTGGCAACAGAGCTATCCCAACGCCAAGGTGTATGCGCCGCCCGGCCTGCGTGAAAAGCGCAGGGATATCCGCTTTGACGGCGATCTCAACGATACGCCTGATACCGACTGGGCCGACGATCTCGATCAGGTCGTCATGCGCGGCAACAGGATCACGACCGAAATTGTCTTCTTTCATCACGCAAGCAGGACGGTGCTGTTCACCGATCTTATCCAGCATTTCCGTCCCGGCTGGTTCAAGGGCTGGCGAGCGCTCGTTGCCCGGCTGGATCTGATGGTGGCCGTTGAGCCCTCGGTGCCGCGAAAATTCCGCGCCGCCTTTACCGACCGGCGTGCCGCGCGTGCCGCCATCGAACGTGTGCTGGCCTGGCCGGCTGAACAGGTGCTGATGGCGCATGGCGAACCGGTCACCGAGAACGGTCAGGCGTTCATACGCCGCGCCTTTCGCTGGCTGGTTGGCCAGTAA
- a CDS encoding DUF2807 domain-containing protein — protein sequence MTGKLAFTAMAGLTGAALFLAVGIGLAGPDWVNAGGSWIGGQSTCGATTSTRKEVTLPFSADGSFTIALPAAVRYQPGDKAEAVVSGDSTLIDHVRMEGSRLTLDCEPGWFASRLDVSVSGPAISDWKLLGSGDLALSQINQPELRLSIRGSGSVAATGTAQTVDLEISGSGSGQLKNLIAQSAEITIRGSGDAQITAQADADVSISGSGDVELYGHPTMRRSEVRGSGSITQVP from the coding sequence ATGACTGGAAAACTGGCATTCACCGCGATGGCGGGACTGACCGGCGCCGCGCTGTTTCTGGCTGTGGGCATTGGGCTTGCCGGACCGGATTGGGTCAATGCCGGGGGCTCATGGATTGGCGGGCAATCCACCTGCGGAGCGACCACATCGACCAGAAAGGAGGTCACGCTGCCGTTCAGCGCCGACGGCAGTTTCACGATCGCCTTGCCGGCTGCGGTCCGTTATCAGCCGGGAGACAAGGCCGAGGCCGTCGTGAGCGGCGATTCAACCCTGATCGACCATGTCCGGATGGAAGGCAGCAGGCTCACCCTGGATTGTGAGCCGGGCTGGTTTGCGTCGCGGCTCGATGTCAGCGTGTCGGGGCCGGCGATTTCAGATTGGAAACTGCTGGGCAGCGGCGACCTTGCCCTGTCGCAGATCAATCAGCCTGAGCTGCGGTTGAGCATCCGCGGCAGCGGCAGCGTCGCCGCCACGGGCACCGCTCAAACGGTCGATCTGGAGATTTCCGGTTCGGGCAGCGGGCAGCTTAAAAACCTGATCGCCCAATCCGCGGAGATCACGATCCGTGGCAGCGGCGATGCGCAGATTACCGCACAGGCGGATGCGGACGTGTCGATTTCCGGCAGCGGCGACGTCGAGCTCTACGGGCACCCGACCATGCGGCGTTCGGAGGTCAGAGGCAGCGGCAGCATCACGCAGGTGCCGTAG